The DNA region AAAGAATAGTACACGCTTACAATTTTCGAATCTTTTAGGTAAAAATCTAATACCCTTTTTATGTATATCTTCGTTAGTATTGGCTACCAAAAATTCCACTTTTAAATCTGCTAATGCAAGAAACAGCTAAAGATTCAAACTCGACCATCGACACTGACTCATCTGAACGTTTCGATTCTATAATCATCGGTTCTGGAGCTGGTGGTTTGGCTACTGCCATTTGCCTAGCTAGAGCAGGTAAGAAAGTAGTGGTACTGGAACAACACGATGTTCCTGGTGGTTGGTGCCATAGTTTCTATTTAAACGGACACCGCTTTACTCCTGGGGTACATTATGTTGGACTTATGGCTGAAGGAGAAGCTACCAACGATTTGTACCGCGGTTTAGGAATTGCCAACGACCTCGTATTTTTTAGAATGAATCCCGATGCCTACGAACATGTTCTTGTAGGTGAAGAACGATTTGATTTTCCAGCTAATTTTGATTTGCTAATCGAACGCCTATCCCAACGGTTTCCTAAAGAGAAAAAACAAATTTACAAATACCTTCACTTGACCCGTAAAGTTAGTGAAGAGCTCTACTCCCTACCCTATTTTAAAGGGTTTTGGCAGAAGTTGACAATTCCTTTCAAAACCAAACATTTTGGAAAGTACGGTATGTTCAGCGTACGAAAAGTTATTGGATGGCATATCAAAAATCCACTTTTAAAAAATATTTTGAACATACAATGTGGTGACCATGGTGCACAACCTAAAAAGGTTCCTTTTGTATTACATAGTGCGTTAATGTACCATTACTTTCAAGGAGGATACTATCCCATGGGCGGTGGTGGAGCGCTCATAAAAGCAATGACCAATAAACTGAAAGAATATGGTGGAGAACTCCGCACAAGCACAGCCGTAAAAACTATAATCTTGGAAGGAGACCAACGTAAAAAAGCCGTTGGAGTGACTTTAAAAAACGGGGAAAAATTATATGCTAGCACCGTAGTTTCCAATGCGGATGTAGGTATTACCTATAACGATCTAATTGGTAGAGAAAACTTAAGTAAAAGTCTGCAGCAAAAATTAGCAAAAACAAAATATTCAAGTACTTCGTTGATGTTGTTTTTAATTGTTGATATGGACTTACGCAAAGCGGGACTAGATTCAGGCAATATTTGGATGATGCCAAATAAAGACACTGACGATTTTTATGATAGCATGCTCGAATCCGATATTTCAAAAGGAGATGCCTTTGAAGGGATGTTCATTAGTTGCACAACCTTAAAAGACCCTTCTAGCTTTGATGGCAAATACCATAGTATAGAAGCTATTACCCTTGTAGATTTTAAAGCGTTCGAAAAATTCAAAAATGAAAATCAAGAGCGGTCTCAAGAATATCTAGATTTTAAAGAACGATTGATGCAAAAAATGCTAAACGGACTAGAAAAAGCTATTCCGGGTATCAGAAATCACATTGTTCAAAAAGATTTAGGTACTCCATTGACCAATAAATACTATGTAAACACAACAGATGGAAATATTTACGGTACCGAAAAAAGTCTCAAACATATAGGTCCTTTTGCTTACAAAGCTAAAAGCGAAATTGAGAACCTCTATCTATGTGGTGCCAGTATTTTGTCCCATGGTGTTGCAGGAGTCTCGCATTCCGGTGTTGATACCGCAGCACAAATTTTAGAGTGTGACCCAGATGAGCTCAAAAAACCACAGGAAAACCAACATATTAGAATCTATGAAGCCGAAGATGCTTCTAATTATCCGGAGTGGATGTTGAAAAAGATAGCCGTAAAAACTGCTCGGGCAAAGGGAAAAAGTCAGGAAATTAATACATAGATTTAATTATTACTATAATATAGATAAGGGATGGACCATGGAAATGGCCATCCCCTATTCTAACTTTGGTGAGCTTGGTAAAGTTGTTGCAATTGAACCCGGAAACAAATGGGCTTTCCTTGCTATTCGTCAAGACCGTAATGATGCTGACGGCAACCGCCGGTCCACATCAACTATTTTCCCTATTTATGATATTTCCAAAAACGTACATCAAGCGAACAGGTTTGGACTAATGGAATTTGTTGAATAATATTTTTGACTACCAGTTCGTAAACGAACCGTCCTGGCGTCTTAACCTTGGTATTTCAATTGGTTTAAAAGTTTTTTCCAAAGCCAATTCTTCATTGAACTCAACACCTAGTCCAGGAGTATCCAATACAGGATACGTAGGTCCATTCAAAATTGGACGCACAGGATAATATTCCGGAGCATCGGTTCCCATATACTGTGCCGGAGTATTCATTTCTTCCAACCAGCCAAAATTAGGACATGCTGCTGCCAAATGAATCGTAGCTGCCGTACATATAGGTCCTAAGGGGTTATGGGGCATCAAATCTATATAATGTGCTTCCGCTAAACTGGCCACTTTCATCGCTTCTGTAATTCCGCCTACATTACAAATATCTATACGTGCATATTGAGTCAGATTTCGCTCTAAAAACGGTAAAAACTGCCATTTGCTGGAGAACTCCTCTCCTATCGTAAAAGGAATATCAACCATTTTTCTTAGGTTCTCATAAGCTTCGGGATTTTCATCGCGGATAGGCTCTTCTATATAGTCCAATGTTCCCGGAGGCATACGCTTCATGAAAGAATATGTTTGTGCAGGGGTTAATCTTGTATGATAATCAATGCCAATGGTAATAGCAGGACCCACTTCTTTTCTCAAGTCAGTAAGCCATTCGGCGATTGTTGCAATGGACTGGCGAGGTTCAAAAAGCTCTTTGTCTCCTTCGGCCTCAAATTCAGCTGGAGCCAAACGCAACATGTTCCAACCTTCTTTTATACATGTTTTAGAATACTCAAAAAGCTCTTCTCGTGTTCTAAAACGAACCGAAGCAAAACAGTCTACATGGTCGCGATGTTTCCCACCTAAAAGTTCATATACCGGAACACCAAGCGCCTTTCCTTTAATATCATAAAGAGCAATATCAATAGCCGAAATAGCCGCTGTAAGTACTCTACCACCTTCAAAATATTGTCCACGGTACATTTCTTGCCATAGTGCACCAATATTCCGTGCATCTTTGCCGATTAGAAAACCTTTGAAATGCTCAATTGCACCTATAACCGCTAATTCTCTACCAGAAAGACCAGAAGCTCCCCATCCATAAATACCTGAATCGGTTTCAACTTTAATGACTAATTGGCTTCCAAAACCTACGTTTATGGGAAAAGTTTTAATGGCTGATATCTTCATAAAATCCTATTTATTATGTTTAGTGTTTTATTAATTTTTTGGTACGATACGTTCAACTTTACCCACAATAAAGGTGTAGGATATAAAACCGAGTAAAGCTATTCCTCCAATAAAGAAAAGCGCTGGACTAAAATCTCCATCTTCTACCAAGTAACCAATAACAATGGGTACAACCACACCTGCAAGTCCTCCGATAAAATTAAACGCACCACCGGTGAGTCCTATTAATTTTTTAGGTGCCATAAGTGATATAAATATCCAGGCTATACTTGCCAATCCATTTCCGAAAAAGGCCAAAGCCAAAAAGAGAATCACAAAGAAGGTGCTATCCGTATAATTCGCACCTATGATACAGGTAGATAATAGCATCCCAATAATGATAGGTGTCTTTCTTGATATCTCAACGGAAAAGCCTTTTTTAATTAAATAATCAGATGTAAAACCAGATAAAAGCACTCCAAAGAAAGCTGCCAAAAATGGAATGGAAGCCAAAAACCCCGATTTTAGAAAATCCAAACCTCTGAACTCCACTAAATATGTTGGGAACCAAGTAAGAAAAAATATAGTTGTAGCTCCCAAACAAAATTGCCCTATGTAAAGACCCCAGAGTTTCCTATAGATAAAAGCTTGTTTGAAGTCGTTCCAATCAAATTTTTTCTTCTCTTCTTTCTTTACATCATTCTTACCGATAAGGCCTCCTCCCTTTTCAATATGCTCTAATTCTGCTTTATTTATAGATTTATGATTTTGTGGATTACGGTAGAAAAAATACCAAATTGCTGCCCACACAAGTCCAATTATACCAGATATAATAAACAATCCTCTCCAGCCAAAATAGGTCTGAATCGTTACTAAAACCGGTGTAAGAAAAGCGAGTCCCAAAAACTGTCCCGAAGTATATATGGCAATTGCCGATGCCCGTTCGTTTTCAGGAAACCATTTGGTTACCACTAAATTATTAATAGGATAAGAAGGAGCTTCAAAAACACCTATACTGGCCCTCAACCCTAATAACGCCCCAAAAGAACTGACCATTCCCTGTATGAGAGTGGCTACAGACCATAAGGCCATCATGACAGAATATAATATGCGAGTGGGAAGTTTATCCGCGACAATACCACCAGGGATTTGCAAACAGGCATACGTCCATGCAAAGGCAGAAAATACGTAGCCCATCTGTACATTGCTCAAGCCAATATCTTCCTTCATGGCAAAAGCCGCCACTGAAATATTACTTCTGTCCAAATAATTAATAACCACGGTAACGAATACCATGGCCAATATATTATAACGTTTACGTGTGGGATTTTCTATTTGATTGAAATCGGTCATTTGGTTAGTTAAATTTTAAAAGGAATTAAGGTTTTAAACTTTTAGAATAGTAATTTTTCAAAATTAAAAAGTGTCAAGATAACAATTATTATTGTTTAGAGTGAATTATGCTCGTTATAAAAAATATTCTTTATAGAAGCATTTGTTGCAAAAAAAAACGACAACAGGCCAAAATAACCTGTTACCGCTTTCAAACAACTAACTCAACTAGTTTATTTTTTAATCCTTAATAAGCAGGGTCTTGTGTTAATACCCCCTGTTGCAAATCAATTTGGGTTTGCGGTACAGGCCAATGATCATCTTGACCCGCAGTATAAGCTGCCCCTTGTATCCATTTTAATTTTTCATTACTTAATTCTGAGGCTAAATATTGATTGATCGTTGAATCATCTATACCCCAGCGTACTAAATCCTGAAAACGCATTCCTTCTAAAGCAAATTCCAAGCGCATTTCATGATAGATAGCTTTTCTAGCGTATTCTTGATTTGGAAATGTAGTGTACAAGCCAAGGTTGTAATTTGCCGCTGGTTGGTTTTCATCAATATCCAACTCATAACCACTTTCAAAAGTGGTATTATTTACCTTACCCATTACCAAATCATCTTGGGCACGCTCGCGAATTTCATTTACCAAATCCATTGCTGTGCCAAGCTCATTTTCTTCCATTGCAACTTCAGCCCTCCACAAAATAACATGGCTTAACCTGAATAAACGCCAGTTATTACCATTAAGTCCATTTGACCAAATTGGGCTAGAAATGGATATTACCCCTTTATTTCTTTTATAGAACATAATTTTCTTGTTCAAAAAAGGCCCCATGCCTGCTTGATCTAACATCCAATCACTACCAGACATTGGCCCCCAATCCAAGAAAGGAATACCGCGTCTACCAATAGTCCAATCTACACGAGGATCGAGAGAAGCATCAGTAGGTGTAAAAGGCTCAGTATCCAAAATTTTATAATCCTCTAATAACAGGTCATCTTGAAAAGTATCAAACAATGGCAAGCCATCGGCATCAGTTTTAAAAGCATTGAACAAATCAAAACTTGGAGCACTATAAGAACAACAAGAGCCTACATCACTACCTCTAGGAAACAAAGTTCTATGATCAGCACCACTATTGGCATCACCTGCACCATCATTAACAGTGTACTGAACCTCTAAAATACTTTCCGAATTGTTCTGTTTCTCTTCATCGAAATTATCATAATAATGATCCATTAACTGGAAAGGTCCATTATCTATAATATCATTTAAATAAGGTTTTGCTTCAGTAAATTCTTGCTGAAACATGTGAACACGAGCCAAAAGTGCTTTGGCTGCCCAACGAGATGCACGACCTATTTCAACATCTTCGGCCATACCATTATCTATTCCCCACTTAATATCGGCTTCAATCTTATCCCATACTTCCTCGTTATTGGTCACTTCACTTGCAACAACATCGTCCGTTATATATGGAATCTTCTCAATTTTATTACGCAATTGAAAATGGAACCATGCGCGTAACCAACGTGCTTCCGCCTCTAATTGTATGGCATCTGCGGGGCCTACATTCTCTCCCGCTTTTTTAAGAACACGAATAGCATCATTAGCTCTGGCAATGGCATCATAATTTGCTGCCCATAAACCTTCTATCCATGGGTTGGCCGCATCTGTCTCATATCTTTCAATAAGGTTAATTGGACTCCACCCCCCAGTTTGATCGCCACGGTGCATATCATCAGAGGGCACATCTCCCCAGACCCAGTTCGTGGCAGATGCTTCTCCATTTCCTCCAGCTTCCCCTGCAGAATATCCATCCATTCTTGAATAAGCTCCTATAAGAAGAAGGTCTACACCATGAGCATTCGTTAATATTTCTTCACTAACCGCTCCTTTTGGTTTTTCCTCAAGAAACTCTTCGCCACATGACCAAGAAAGGGCCATGACCGTAGCAAGCAATCCGGTTTTTATAAATATATTATTTTTCATCTTTTTCAATTTTTTATTTTATAATGAGATATTAAGACCAAAAATGATCTGTCTCGGCGATGGCCAAGTACCCAAATCTAAACCTCTATCGATATCACTTGAAAAACCTGAATCAGGATCATCATACAAAGCGATTTCGGGATCTAGACCAGAGTAATCCGATATTGTAAACAGGTTTGTACCCATTACGTAGATTCTCATAGAGGCTAAATTCATCTTATCCAAAATTTTGCTCGGTACGTTAAAGCCTATTTGCGCATTTTGCAAACGAATATATGAGGCATCCTCAACTAAATCCGAATGGGTATTCTGCTCAAAACTTGTCTGAGAAGATGCTTTTGGAAGAACAGCATCTGCATTGTTATCTAAATATGGGCTTCCCCAAGACTTGTATAATCTATCTGGACTTTTAGGACCTTGAAAAAGTCCGTATCTCGTAAAACGATTGTAATAGTTGATAGCATCATTACCCTGACTAGTATAAAAACTAGCAGAAAAATCAAACCCTCTATATTCCATACTTAGGTTCAGCCCTGCTGTAAAATCAGGATTTGGATTACCAATGTACGTTCGATCATCTGGAGTAATATCTCCACTACCATCTACATCCTTTATTTTTAGGTTTCCTGGTTGATTATAAGTACCATTTTCCGGGTGTGCATCTGCCTCTCCTTGAGTTTGAAAAATTCCTTCTACAACATATCCATAAAATTCAGGGAACGCAGTACCTGTTTCTACTCTAGAATAGGTCTGAGCTCTTTGGTTTCTACCGACGATAAATTCACCATCTGTTTCAGACAAGGATTCGACCTCATTTTTATAGGTCGAGAAAATAACACCTACGTTATATTTAAAATCTCCTTCATCAGTTCCACCACCTCTATAACCTAGTTCTATATCAACACCTTTGTTTGCCATGGTACCGATATTTACACTTGGTGCCGTTGCAAATCCTTCTACTGCTGGTATAGCAATAGGGAATAACATATCTTCCGTATCCTTGTTCCAAACATCTACCGTAAGGTTCACACGATTGAATAATGTTGCATCAATAGCAAAGTTAGTAGAAGTAGTCGTCTCCCATTTAGCATCAGGGTTTCCAATAGCTGAAGATTGAAATCCTTGTTTGATTATACCATCCGCACCACCTAAACCGTAAAATGAGCCACCTAAGTTAGAACTAAAGGTGCTGAAACCATTATAGTTCCCTATTTGGTCATTACCGGATTGCCCCCAACCAGCACGTAGTTTTAAGTAATTTAACCAACTGCTATCGGCCAAGAAATTTTCTCTAGAAACAACCCATCCTCCAGAAATTGCCGGAAAATTACCCCATCTATTATTAGCTCCGAATCTTGAAGACCCATCACGTCTAACAGTAGCCTCTACCATATACTTATCATCATATGAATAATAAAGTCTTGCAAAATATGAGTTTAATGCCCATGCCGCTGCTTCGCCACTGTTCGTCTGGTTTTCCGACCCTGAACTAAGAATAAAAAAATCATCATCAGTAGAAATAAAACTTTCCCTACCTGCCGAAATTTGATCATACTTATACCTGGTAGATTCTGTTCCTAATAAAAAATCTAATTGGTGAACATCATTAAAAGTTTTAGTATAATTTAATGTGTTGGTAAAGTTCCATGTAAGATTATCTCCTCTTGTCTCATTCAACGTATGTCCCGCTGTACCATTGGTATTCTCTAAATCCGCAAACCTAGGATCATGATTTGAATACCAATTCATATTATATCCTAAAAGAGACTTGAACGTTAGGTTGTTGGCTGGCTTAACCTCTACAAAAACATTACCAGTTACATTTAAAGTTGTTCTCTTATCCTTACGTTGTCTAAAATTATTACCTACAGGATTAGGGCCGTCATTTAAGCCACCACCTACTACACCTCCAGCAAAATTACCCGCAATATCTCTAACAGGAATTAACGGACTAGTCTCAATAATGCTATTAAAACCAACAGTATTTCCTTTAGATTCGCTTAAAGTAACCCCTAAACGTTCACCAATTTTCAACCAATCTTTTACTTGAGAATCTATATTGGCACGTATGGCATATCTATTGTAAGAATTGTCTCGTAATATCCCTTCTTCTTTAAAATAATTAGCACTTAAGGCATACGTAGTTTTTTCTGAACCTCCTGAGACAGACAATACAAAATCTTGTATTAGCGCTGGTTGATACAACTCTTCCATCCAATCCGTTCCTTCTTGGTTGGTTTTAGTAATCGGGTAATTTACTTGGTCGTATAATGCCGGATTTGTTGATGCGTCACCATTAGATGCCCCGTTTGGAAACAAATAATCATTTACTCGTGTTGCCTGAATATTATTTGGATCAAAACTAAAATGAGCATGATTTGGCGCAATACCATCATTGGTTTGTTCCAACCAAATTTGTTGTCCGATTAAATTAGGATCGGTAACTAAGTCATATCTAGAGGTAGACGTTCCCATACCACTCCTTAAGTTAATATCAACCTTAGCGGGTTGAGCTTTTCTACCCGTTGTGGTGGTTATTAAGATTACACCATTTGCACCTCTTGAACCGTAAATAGCAGTAGAAGAAGCATCTTTTAATACCTGCATAGATTCAATTTGGCTTGTTGGTGGTGGCGATGCACCAAAAACTCCATCAACAACATATAAAGGTCCATTTCCATTAATAGTACCTAAACCACGAATTCTTACTTGAGCATTTTGTCCTGGTCTTGCAGAAGCATTTACCGTAACACCTGCTGCACTACCTTGAAGTGCTCTTGTTGCATCGGATGAAGCTTGTTGCTCTATGTAAGCCGTTTTTACGGTACTAACAGCACCAGTAACGTCTGCCTTTTTTCTAGAACCATAACCAATAACCACAACTTCGTCCAGAAGTTGAGAATCTGGCTGTAATTGTACGTTAATTGTTGTTCCTGATTCTGCAGCTATTTCTTGTGTGGTATAACCAGTATAAGAAATAACTAGGATATCACCTGTATTTGCGGCTAGGGAAAATTTACCGTCAAAATCTGTGACTACCCCATTTGTTGTTCCCTTAACGAGAACGTTTGCCCCAAACATGGGTTGATTAAGTTCATCGGTTATTGTACCACTTACATTAGAGTCTTGCGCAAATCCAATAGAAGCACAAGTCAACATAAGCCCAAACAATAACCAATGTTTGCGTTTTGTGAGTTGTTTAAATAAACATTCTTTCATAATAATGCTTGTTTTTTGTTAGTTAGTATTTTGACCAAACAACAGAAATTCGTTTAAAAAATTAGGATTTTCACTTTAAAAACCTTTCTCTGGTGATAAATCAATAATTATATTGTCAAAGAAAGTATATTGTGCTTGTTAAGACTCGGCAATAAATGGTCAAAATCGGGTAATTATAGGTCAAGCATCTCTTTTGACCTATAATTACCTAAGCATGAACTTATATTACCCATTCTGTTAAGAGTCTTTCCGTATTTTGAACATTATTATACAAACCTTATTATGTTTAGTTTCTCTGTAAAAGATATAGCGTTTATTGCTTTGGATTCCATGAAAACAAACTGGAGTTTGGGATTACTCGGTTTTTCATTTTTGTTCTTGTTTTCTTGTAATAAAAAAGAGCAAAAGCCAGTTGATGATTCAACAACATTATTTACACTAGTTGACCCAGAAGATTCTGGTATCCATTTTTCAAATACCTTAAAAGAAACCGCTAAGGAAAACCATCTTGTAAATGAAAATTTCGTTACTGGTGCAGGTGTAGCTATTGGTGATATAAATAATGATGGACTGCCTGATATTTATTTTTCCGGTAATCAGGTAAATGATATGCTGTTCCTGAATAAGGGAGATATGGTTTTTGAAGATGTCACTGAGAGAGCCGGCATCCTAAAAAGTGATAGCTGGTCTACCGGCGTCACATTTGCAGATATTAATGGAGATGGCCATCAAGATATATACGTATGTAAAAATGAACAAGGCAACAGAGACAAGAGTGCCAATTTACTATACATAAATTCTGGTAATGGTACATTCAAGGAAATGGCTGCGCATTATGGTTTAGATGATAAGGGTTTTTCTATTCAGTCCAGTTTCTTGGACTATGACAAAAATGGACTCCTTGATCTTTATGTAATAAATCAACCTCCTGGCTACGGTAATAGACAAGGAGGAAAAAAAAGGGTAAAAGGCTCCAATCCTGCATACAGTGATAAACTTTATAAAAACCTAGGGAAAGATATTGGATTTATTGAAGTTTCTCCTATGGCCAAAACCGAGAATTTGGCTTTTGGCCTTTCTGTAGCAGTTGGAGACCTTAATAATGACGGATGGCAAGATATGTATGTTGCCAACGACTATAATGAGCCCGACTTTTTTTATCTAAACGATAAAAAAGGAGGGTTTAAGGAAAACTTGAAAAATAACTTTAAACACATTTCCAATTTTAGCATGGGTACTGATATTGCCGATTTTGACAATGATGGCAACTTAGATATTATGGTTTTGGATATGGTTGCAGAAGACCACAAACGTATCAAAACTAATATGGGCGGTATGAATCCAGAAAATTTCTGGAACATGGTTAATGAAGGTGGGCATTATCAATATATGTTCAACACTTTACAACGAAACAATTGCAATGGTTCTTTTAGTGATGTAGCCCAAATGGCTGGAGTGTCCAATACAGATTGGAGTTGGGGACCACTAATTGCTGATTTTGATAATGACGGTCTAAAAGACATTTTCGTTACCAATGGCATTAAGCGAAATATGCGTAACAGCGATGTAAATAAAAAATACGAACGAATTTTAGATAGCATTGATAAGGTTGCAAAAAAGGAAAATAAAAAATTTCAAGATGTAGTAGATATTTTGGCATTAACTAAAATTGCGCCAGAAGACAAGCTTCAAAACTATGCTTATAAAAATAATGGTGACCTAACTTTTACCAAACAAAATAAAGAATGGGGATTTGAGCTTGAAACCTTATCTAATGGTTCGGCCTACGCAGATCTAGATCAAGATGGAGATTTAGACCTTATTATAAACAATATAGACGAAAAGGCTTTCATCTATAAAAACCATACGGTAGAAAAGAATATTGGAAACTACATTAGATTTAACCTCCACCCCACTTCACAGACCGAAGCTCTAAGCAGTAAAATTTCACTCTATAAAGACGCTAATCTATGGCAGACCATAGAAGTAACCAATGTGCGGGGTTATATGTCAAAAAGCGAAAATACAGCTCATTTTGGAGTCGGTTCTATGGAAGACATTGAAAAAATTCGGATTCAATGGCCCAACGGCCAGGTAAGTGAGCTTAAAGATGTTCGCTCAAATCAGTCGTTAGCTATTTATCAGAAAAATGAAGAATTTATAAGTAG from Zobellia alginiliquefaciens includes:
- a CDS encoding phytoene desaturase family protein, whose product is MQETAKDSNSTIDTDSSERFDSIIIGSGAGGLATAICLARAGKKVVVLEQHDVPGGWCHSFYLNGHRFTPGVHYVGLMAEGEATNDLYRGLGIANDLVFFRMNPDAYEHVLVGEERFDFPANFDLLIERLSQRFPKEKKQIYKYLHLTRKVSEELYSLPYFKGFWQKLTIPFKTKHFGKYGMFSVRKVIGWHIKNPLLKNILNIQCGDHGAQPKKVPFVLHSALMYHYFQGGYYPMGGGGALIKAMTNKLKEYGGELRTSTAVKTIILEGDQRKKAVGVTLKNGEKLYASTVVSNADVGITYNDLIGRENLSKSLQQKLAKTKYSSTSLMLFLIVDMDLRKAGLDSGNIWMMPNKDTDDFYDSMLESDISKGDAFEGMFISCTTLKDPSSFDGKYHSIEAITLVDFKAFEKFKNENQERSQEYLDFKERLMQKMLNGLEKAIPGIRNHIVQKDLGTPLTNKYYVNTTDGNIYGTEKSLKHIGPFAYKAKSEIENLYLCGASILSHGVAGVSHSGVDTAAQILECDPDELKKPQENQHIRIYEAEDASNYPEWMLKKIAVKTARAKGKSQEINT
- a CDS encoding mandelate racemase/muconate lactonizing enzyme family protein, which produces MKISAIKTFPINVGFGSQLVIKVETDSGIYGWGASGLSGRELAVIGAIEHFKGFLIGKDARNIGALWQEMYRGQYFEGGRVLTAAISAIDIALYDIKGKALGVPVYELLGGKHRDHVDCFASVRFRTREELFEYSKTCIKEGWNMLRLAPAEFEAEGDKELFEPRQSIATIAEWLTDLRKEVGPAITIGIDYHTRLTPAQTYSFMKRMPPGTLDYIEEPIRDENPEAYENLRKMVDIPFTIGEEFSSKWQFLPFLERNLTQYARIDICNVGGITEAMKVASLAEAHYIDLMPHNPLGPICTAATIHLAAACPNFGWLEEMNTPAQYMGTDAPEYYPVRPILNGPTYPVLDTPGLGVEFNEELALEKTFKPIEIPRLRRQDGSFTNW
- a CDS encoding MFS transporter produces the protein MTDFNQIENPTRKRYNILAMVFVTVVINYLDRSNISVAAFAMKEDIGLSNVQMGYVFSAFAWTYACLQIPGGIVADKLPTRILYSVMMALWSVATLIQGMVSSFGALLGLRASIGVFEAPSYPINNLVVTKWFPENERASAIAIYTSGQFLGLAFLTPVLVTIQTYFGWRGLFIISGIIGLVWAAIWYFFYRNPQNHKSINKAELEHIEKGGGLIGKNDVKKEEKKKFDWNDFKQAFIYRKLWGLYIGQFCLGATTIFFLTWFPTYLVEFRGLDFLKSGFLASIPFLAAFFGVLLSGFTSDYLIKKGFSVEISRKTPIIIGMLLSTCIIGANYTDSTFFVILFLALAFFGNGLASIAWIFISLMAPKKLIGLTGGAFNFIGGLAGVVVPIVIGYLVEDGDFSPALFFIGGIALLGFISYTFIVGKVERIVPKN
- a CDS encoding RagB/SusD family nutrient uptake outer membrane protein; this translates as MKNNIFIKTGLLATVMALSWSCGEEFLEEKPKGAVSEEILTNAHGVDLLLIGAYSRMDGYSAGEAGGNGEASATNWVWGDVPSDDMHRGDQTGGWSPINLIERYETDAANPWIEGLWAANYDAIARANDAIRVLKKAGENVGPADAIQLEAEARWLRAWFHFQLRNKIEKIPYITDDVVASEVTNNEEVWDKIEADIKWGIDNGMAEDVEIGRASRWAAKALLARVHMFQQEFTEAKPYLNDIIDNGPFQLMDHYYDNFDEEKQNNSESILEVQYTVNDGAGDANSGADHRTLFPRGSDVGSCCSYSAPSFDLFNAFKTDADGLPLFDTFQDDLLLEDYKILDTEPFTPTDASLDPRVDWTIGRRGIPFLDWGPMSGSDWMLDQAGMGPFLNKKIMFYKRNKGVISISSPIWSNGLNGNNWRLFRLSHVILWRAEVAMEENELGTAMDLVNEIRERAQDDLVMGKVNNTTFESGYELDIDENQPAANYNLGLYTTFPNQEYARKAIYHEMRLEFALEGMRFQDLVRWGIDDSTINQYLASELSNEKLKWIQGAAYTAGQDDHWPVPQTQIDLQQGVLTQDPAY
- a CDS encoding SusC/RagA family TonB-linked outer membrane protein, producing MKECLFKQLTKRKHWLLFGLMLTCASIGFAQDSNVSGTITDELNQPMFGANVLVKGTTNGVVTDFDGKFSLAANTGDILVISYTGYTTQEIAAESGTTINVQLQPDSQLLDEVVVIGYGSRKKADVTGAVSTVKTAYIEQQASSDATRALQGSAAGVTVNASARPGQNAQVRIRGLGTINGNGPLYVVDGVFGASPPPTSQIESMQVLKDASSTAIYGSRGANGVILITTTTGRKAQPAKVDINLRSGMGTSTSRYDLVTDPNLIGQQIWLEQTNDGIAPNHAHFSFDPNNIQATRVNDYLFPNGASNGDASTNPALYDQVNYPITKTNQEGTDWMEELYQPALIQDFVLSVSGGSEKTTYALSANYFKEEGILRDNSYNRYAIRANIDSQVKDWLKIGERLGVTLSESKGNTVGFNSIIETSPLIPVRDIAGNFAGGVVGGGLNDGPNPVGNNFRQRKDKRTTLNVTGNVFVEVKPANNLTFKSLLGYNMNWYSNHDPRFADLENTNGTAGHTLNETRGDNLTWNFTNTLNYTKTFNDVHQLDFLLGTESTRYKYDQISAGRESFISTDDDFFILSSGSENQTNSGEAAAWALNSYFARLYYSYDDKYMVEATVRRDGSSRFGANNRWGNFPAISGGWVVSRENFLADSSWLNYLKLRAGWGQSGNDQIGNYNGFSTFSSNLGGSFYGLGGADGIIKQGFQSSAIGNPDAKWETTTSTNFAIDATLFNRVNLTVDVWNKDTEDMLFPIAIPAVEGFATAPSVNIGTMANKGVDIELGYRGGGTDEGDFKYNVGVIFSTYKNEVESLSETDGEFIVGRNQRAQTYSRVETGTAFPEFYGYVVEGIFQTQGEADAHPENGTYNQPGNLKIKDVDGSGDITPDDRTYIGNPNPDFTAGLNLSMEYRGFDFSASFYTSQGNDAINYYNRFTRYGLFQGPKSPDRLYKSWGSPYLDNNADAVLPKASSQTSFEQNTHSDLVEDASYIRLQNAQIGFNVPSKILDKMNLASMRIYVMGTNLFTISDYSGLDPEIALYDDPDSGFSSDIDRGLDLGTWPSPRQIIFGLNISL